Below is a window of Synechococcus sp. PCC 7335 DNA.
TAGATCAAAGATTCCACGCTCATTCAAGTAGCTCAGATGGTGCGGGAATTGCTGCCTGGGATTTCAATGCTGATGGTGGCCCGGACCTTGTCTTGATGTCGGTTGACGATCCGGATAATGATGACAGTCGAAACAACCGTTACAAACTAAGAGTTGTTTTTTCAGGCGCGCAGTAGCCAACTAACAGCTCCCATATGTAATTTGAACATTGAAGAGGGAAACATCTGTCAGTTTCTCCTGTGTGTTTCAAAATATCTAAGACTCTTTGAGAATCGTGTCTTGAGACATCAAATGAGACGTACTTTTTGATCATTCTTAACAGGGATGATTTTTGATACCAATGGTATTCAAAATCTCGTATTAAATCTCAACTGAAAGATTCAATAGTTGCATTTGCCTTCAATAGCATTTTGTCAGGTAGTACCAAGATTTGCGTTAACTTAAGCGTCATCTCTCCGAGATTGAAGGTGCGAAAGTCCAGCAGGTCTTGTATGGTATCAATCAGTAATCGAGTTAACGCTGGCATGTCGGTGTTTTCATTGAGATATCGCACATCCTTTAGAGCAATACCGTATCCACCATCTATCAACTCCGGCTCAGCAGAAAACTCAACATGGTGAGTTTCTACTTTTTCCATCACCATGACATCAGCTGATACGGCAATTCGTCCTTTCTCTGGGATAGTGAAAGTAATATTGCTAAAGTCGGTGGTGACCTGATCGCCAGAAGCAAGCGTTACCTTTGTGCCTCTCATCTTGTTCTTTACAAACTAGCCATTAAAAGCCGATTGAACATCAGTTGTCTTAAGTGCGATTTCTGTTGTTGCCGAGGCGGCTTCATCAAGGGCAACTTCACCTATCATCAGCTTCATAATACTAACGTCAACAGCACTTGTTTCTAGGACCAGAGACTCGGTTCGCAGGTCGTTTTTGACAACCAACCCCTGGCCTTTAACAACGAGACTTTCAATTTCTCCTTGAGTCAGACTAAGCGTGTCAGTCCGTATTTCTACATCAAGCGCATCAAAGGTATCTAGCTGAGAGGAAATTACGGTTTTAACAAGGTCACTGACGGCCTCTTCACCAATGTCTAAACCCTGTACGCTCATACACCTACCCTGAGTGATTACGATCAGAGCTTACGAACATACTCAGTCCCGCGCAGACTACCGCAAGACAGATCAGTAAATTTATGCAGTACATGTGGTGATGTACTTCTACCTCATTCGCAGAAAGCGAAGGTTTACTGCCTCTGTCTCAGCTGCTATCAAGAGATGTCAAACTTACAGTCGTTCTCTTCTGACAGCAGACAGCGGTTTACCGAACAGCCCACAAAGCAAGTTACATCAGCTTAGTGGGACAAACATCGCGCGTACCTCAGCAGTAACAGAGTCGTTGAAACTCAGCATAGCCAAAGGTTTTCACCACCTAAACAAGGTTCACAAAGAGGCGGAAGAGATGCCTAAACCCAACATAGATAAAGCTTGATAGCAGAAAAGTCGAAAAGTTAACCGTACACAAGAAACCCTAAACCCTACCACATAAGATATCTTTCCTGTGAAGAAAAACTAATTTTCTTAATATTAAGTTACACTGTAGTTCATAAATCACAGAGGAGTCTTCTGACCTCTGGTGGTTCCAGTCGTGCTGGCAGCGCAGCGCCACTGTCTGCCTTTGCTCAGATGTATAAGTTTCCTTGTTCTTAAATCCCTCGTCTCTGACTTCACTCGTTTCCGCTCACACGTATTAGTCAGAGAGCTAACTAGAGGAAGTTTTTAATACTGGCCTAGTTGCATGGGCTTCATTGCTCATGTAGCTAGGCGCTTATTAGATGTAGTGCGTTGTTGTTGTTCTGTACCTGTCATTCCTTCCGTTTATAACCGCTAAACAAAGTCCATGAATAAGCCCCGCGTTCTCTCTTTGATAGGCGAGAGTAGATATTCACTACTGTTAGCAGACTACCTAAAGCCCTTTGAGCTCACTGCCTTCTCGCTCAAAGACATCGATGTCACCGAAATCAAAGACGAATTTGACTTCGCTATCCTTGATTTAGAAACGTTGGTTCTCTACCGTCAAAAGATAGCGGACTGGCGTGACCACCTTCCGCCTGAACGACTTCCTCTCTTAGTAGTAGCGTCTGCGAATGCCACTAGCTCTCTAGCAACTAGTACGATTGAGTGCATTGATGCGTTGGTTGTTGAGCCGATTAACGCAACCGAGCTAAGCATCAGCATCGCAGCTTTACTTAGGATAAGACAGCTCTTCTATAAGCTTCAGCAGAAACAGCGTGATTTGACGGCGGCAAAACAGCTTAAGTCTCGGTTCATCTCAGCAATTGCCCACGAGTTTCACAATCCTCTACACGTCATCTCTGCGGTTGTTCAACTGCTACTACGGAAGGGTGAGACATTCTCTGTAGAAAAAAGGCAAGACAGTCTACGGCGTGTGCAAGTAGCGGTGGTTAGACTGACTCATATGATGAATGAGCTGTTAGCTTTCAACCGTAATGCTTCTACACAAGCAACATTCCAGCCCAAAGTTGTTGATCTAAAGGCTTTCTGTCAGACAGTCTTAGAAGACGCAACGTTAGTCAATGAAGGCATTGAGCAGATCACGTTTCAGGTGGACGGTGATCTAGAAGAGGTCTGTATAGATACAGAACTGGTGAGAACTATCTTGAAGAATTTGCTCTCCAATGCGGTGAAGTACTCACCGGCAGGTAGCCCTATCAGCTTACGGATACAGCGGCACGAAAGGCAGGTCACGATAGAAGTTACTGATTCAGGTCGGGGAATTCCAAAGGAAGATCAGTCCACCTTATTTGAAGCGTTCTTTCGCGCTCGCAACGTTGACACTGTCAAGGGGACAGGACTAGGGCTTAGTATCGTCAAACAGTGTGTAGACCTACATCAAGGAACTATTGATGTTCGTAGTCAGCTCGACCAAGGTACGACGTTTACGGTTGTTCTACCTTTAGAGGTGCGCTCAGCAGTAGATCATCCTAATTCGTTCACAAACCCCACAAAGATAGTCAGTAGAATCAAGACCTCTTCCGAACAAAAGTCGCAGCCAACCAGCTCGCGGAACATCGTGAACGATTGAGTTATCTTGGCTCGTTGACTTCCATCTGTTTCACGAACCAAGTGTAACTAACTTGACCTTTCGATTTTGCGCATAGCCTTAATAGCTCACTAAGGTCGGGCAGGACACTTGGCAGTTGACAATCATATTCAAGGTATTCAGACTCTAATGCTAGCCAGCGAGCGACTAAATCAAGTTGCTCAGCATTCAGGACCTCTACGACATCGAGCAAAGCTATGTGCGCCGGATGAGGGGCAGTCTTATGAGAGAGTTGACTATTCACTTTTATTATTAAATTTTGTTAACGATATAAACATACTTGCATATTCATATGTTTTTAGCCTTTGTCGAATAGCACAGAGGCAACCGCTGTTTTTGTAGTGTGACTGTGCTACTTCCCAAATACATACTCATCGTTCAGGGCAATATTTGAGGGTGTCTTTGATGATTAATACAGCTGGCTGTCTTGAGACAAGGACATAGCTGCTCGCACTTTGTACACAAGTTAGTACATAAAGAGATATTGCTATGCTTTACAATCAGAAACAATTTAGCTGACATCTCCCTAGAGACATAGACCGACTGAGGGCGCTTGCGTCATTTGGGCAGATACAAACTATCGAACGAAACCACAGATAGCTTTGAACCATGCGCCTACACACAGAAGAATCTATGCTTCCTCAGTGCTACGACTACGCCGCTCTCGCTCAGCAGCGAGAAAGAGAAGCCTTGCTGACACTTGATCCAAGTCGAAGATATTCTCTTCAGATCGCTGCACGATATGCCCGTAGGCGAGTGGCCGGAGCTACGCACCAGCTTTTATTTCCAAAGGTTGAATCGCGAAATTAATATGGCAATCGTGGATTGCGCTCTTCAGTTTTAGGGGTTGAAAGACGCTTTTGGCATTTGGATGGTATCCACTTCGACATCGATAACACTACAAAACTCTGGCTCTAAATGAAGGGAACTAGGGTACGCTCCCGACTCATGCAAATCCGACCATAGAATGAAAGCGTTGCGCCATCTGAACTACAGATGTCAAGAAGTAGACAAATCTAAAACTGATTTCCAAATCCAAATAAAAGCTTAAGGACTTATGTTATCTTTATTAAGAAATGTAAATAGACTGCTTCCTTACGAGCACTGCTGTTCTCTGAAGCGCTCTTTGTCTTTTCAATCCGATAAAAACCGCTAGCTTGCTAGCCCTTAAATATCCCTCTAAAGCTATCTGAATGATGTTCCGTACTGATTTGTACGCAACATCACTCAGGTACCTTTATGACTGTCTTTAAGAAGCCTGAATTTCCTTTTCCTATGACTGTTCTAGATGCCTTGTGCCACTTTCTTGCAGGGCAGTTCCCGTTTTGGGGATGTTGCAAGATACGGTTCTTTCCCGAAGAGGAAACCCTTTACATACATTGTCAGATTCAGCAGAGTAGAGCGTTCGTGATTAAGGATCGTTTTCGGCTAGCAGCGCTGGACATCGGCCTTGAACGTTTAGTCGTGACGCACCCTAGCCATCCTGACTTGACGATTTCGATGGCCGGCTGCACTCCGTTCCCTTCAGCGCAGCTCCCTCATCATGTAGAAGATCAGCCGTTTCGTTATCGGCCCTCGGAGCAGGCTCAAGGCAATGATTAACTTGCCAGAGGCCTCTCTAAATAGATCTCATACCAAATCCGCGTAGTTGACCCCCGAAATAACGAGCGCTGAGATTATGGCCACCAGTCATAGTTGGTCAGTGCTCTAATTTCATCGGTCATCGATAGCAGCGTGACGCAGCGTTCGCAGAGAATATCTTCCAACTCATCAATTGTGTTGAAGCTTCTGTTGACAAGCGGTTCGTCAGCGATTCGCCATAGCCGCTCGGCGGGTTGCAACTCAGGAGAGTAAGGTGGCAACAGTTCTAGATGAATGCCTTCTGGTAAGACGACTTGGTCGCTTCGGTGCCAGCCAGCCCCATCGACCACCAACAGAATCTGCTTGTCCGTGCCCGCACCTACCTGTCGTGCAAACACCTCAAGTGATTGGTTGAACCACTCAGCGTTTACTCTGGGTAAAATCAACCATTCTGTCTTGCCCGTTGACGGCTCGACAAAACCATAGAGATACGTCCATTCGTAGCGATAGTTGACCGCTGCGACAGGGCGTTCACCAACCCGTGCCCACACCTTTCTAAGGATAGGTTTGAGCCCTAAACGAGGCTCGTCAAACGACCATACCTCGACGGTTGCATTTGGGAACTGTTGCGCTAGTTCGGTTTTACGTTCTGGCAAGTTTTTTTGAATGCCGATTGAGCTACTTTGTCTGCTTCATCATGACGTGGCCGAGGTGACTGAGAAGAGTAGCCTAACAGCTTGAGATATTCCCAACCTCGCTGTGGCCATACATGCTCGCGCCCAGTCATCGCAGCGATGATTTGCGCCACTTTTGGGCCACTCCAAACGCCACCGTCAGCTGGGGGGCCTGAAGTCGTTCGTCTAGTGCTTCACACTGCTCTATCGTCAGCACCCCTTGCATCGAATTAGGACGACTATCTTTTCGCCGATTCCTTAAACCCTCTGCACCTGCTGCGTTGTAGTTGCTTACTATCTCGCGAGCATAGTGGTAGTTGTCAGCGATCACTTCGGCGGCTGCCGTCAGCGTTTTGCCCTCACTCACCAACCAGATAAGCTGCCAGCGCCTAGCTTCAACGGGGTCAAAGCTCGCCCGATAGCGAGCTTTCAGTTCGTCAACTGAATAGTGAGATTTAATCTGAAGTTTTCTACCCATACCTTCAGATTATTATATTTAAGGGGTGATTAGTTCGGATTTGGTATAACTCGCGTTGACGAGTGTTTTCCAGGGTTTGTGCCATTTCTAGCTCGCGACGAGAAACGCCTCCCTGGCTTTCTAGCTGGGCAGTGCGATCACGATCTCTTTTGGCTTACTCCCACTGCGCTTCGGTCCTAGCTACCTCAGCCACGTCGGCCCGCTGCTCTGCCCGCGCCGATTGCAGTCTAGCCTGCGCCTGAACCAGCTCTTGCGACTTGGGTCTTTGGGTCTCTACGCCATTGATTATGAGGAAATAGCTGTGAGCAAAAAGTATCGGCCCAGCAAAACAATCCTTGGGCTGATTAAAACAGAGAGATTGATACCGTGCTGGCGAAACTAGAAGCTCACGAAACTGGACAGAACTAAGCTTAGCCGCCTTCTAAGACAAGTTCTGTAACTGTCTTAGCGGTGCCTGATAGGTCCTTAGAAACTGCGTAATCGTTTTGAGTGCCTGACTAATGCCTGTTTTTGCCGTAGAAGAAAGTTCCTTTGCAAACCCAAAATCTTCTGTTGGCACTTTCAGTAGCCAGCTTTGAGGGCAGGCGTTGTACAACTGCTGAGTCAGCTTTAGCAAGGTATGGGGACTACACGAATTCG
It encodes the following:
- a CDS encoding DUF2993 domain-containing protein, with protein sequence MSVQGLDIGEEAVSDLVKTVISSQLDTFDALDVEIRTDTLSLTQGEIESLVVKGQGLVVKNDLRTESLVLETSAVDVSIMKLMIGEVALDEAASATTEIALKTTDVQSAFNG
- a CDS encoding sensor histidine kinase KdpD, yielding MNKPRVLSLIGESRYSLLLADYLKPFELTAFSLKDIDVTEIKDEFDFAILDLETLVLYRQKIADWRDHLPPERLPLLVVASANATSSLATSTIECIDALVVEPINATELSISIAALLRIRQLFYKLQQKQRDLTAAKQLKSRFISAIAHEFHNPLHVISAVVQLLLRKGETFSVEKRQDSLRRVQVAVVRLTHMMNELLAFNRNASTQATFQPKVVDLKAFCQTVLEDATLVNEGIEQITFQVDGDLEEVCIDTELVRTILKNLLSNAVKYSPAGSPISLRIQRHERQVTIEVTDSGRGIPKEDQSTLFEAFFRARNVDTVKGTGLGLSIVKQCVDLHQGTIDVRSQLDQGTTFTVVLPLEVRSAVDHPNSFTNPTKIVSRIKTSSEQKSQPTSSRNIVND
- a CDS encoding IS630 family transposase; translation: MPERKTELAQQFPNATVEVWSFDEPRLGLKPILRKVWARVGERPVAAVNYRYEWTYLYGFVEPSTGKTEWLILPRVNAEWFNQSLEVFARQVGAGTDKQILLVVDGAGWHRSDQVVLPEGIHLELLPPYSPELQPAERLWRIADEPLVNRSFNTIDELEDILCERCVTLLSMTDEIRALTNYDWWP
- a CDS encoding winged helix-turn-helix domain-containing protein, coding for MTGREHVWPQRGWEYLKLLGYSSQSPRPRHDEADKVAQSAFKKTCQNVKPN
- a CDS encoding helix-turn-helix domain-containing protein — its product is MGRKLQIKSHYSVDELKARYRASFDPVEARRWQLIWLVSEGKTLTAAAEVIADNYHYAREIVSNYNAAGAEGLRNRRKDSRPNSMQGVLTIEQCEALDERLQAPQLTVAFGVAQKWRKSSLR